A stretch of the Halomonas sp. CH40 genome encodes the following:
- a CDS encoding slipin family protein: MILSYLVPVVLLVMLLAASIRILPEYKRGVVFFLGRYQKVKGPGLIIIIPAIQKMEVVDLRVITMDVPEQDVISQDNVTVKVNAVLYFRVVDPEKAIIQVENFTQATSQLAQTTLRSVLGKHDLDEMLSERDKLNDDIQEIIDSQTEEWGIKVANVEIKHVDLDESMIRAIARQAEAERERRAKVIHAEGELQASRKLVEAANVMQENSAALQLRYLQTMSDMSNKNASTIVFPLPMDIMEAFKHMKAKHASEASQPDSGNQ; this comes from the coding sequence ATGATTCTTTCCTATCTTGTTCCTGTTGTGCTGCTGGTGATGCTGCTGGCAGCGTCCATTCGCATTCTGCCTGAATACAAACGCGGGGTCGTGTTCTTTCTGGGGCGTTATCAGAAGGTCAAGGGGCCGGGCCTGATCATCATTATTCCCGCCATCCAGAAAATGGAAGTGGTGGACCTGCGTGTGATCACCATGGACGTTCCCGAGCAGGATGTGATTTCCCAGGATAACGTCACCGTGAAGGTCAATGCCGTGCTCTACTTCCGGGTGGTTGACCCGGAAAAGGCCATCATTCAGGTGGAGAATTTCACCCAGGCAACCAGCCAGCTGGCGCAGACCACGCTGCGTTCGGTGCTGGGTAAGCATGATCTGGATGAAATGCTGTCCGAGCGCGACAAGCTCAACGATGATATCCAGGAAATCATCGACTCCCAGACCGAGGAATGGGGCATCAAGGTGGCCAACGTCGAGATCAAGCACGTTGACCTGGATGAGAGCATGATCCGCGCCATTGCCCGCCAGGCCGAGGCCGAGCGTGAACGGCGCGCCAAGGTGATTCACGCGGAAGGTGAACTGCAGGCCTCGCGCAAACTGGTGGAAGCCGCTAACGTCATGCAGGAAAATTCTGCCGCCCTGCAGCTGCGTTACTTGCAAACCATGAGCGATATGAGTAACAAGAACGCATCAACCATTGTTTTCCCCTTGCCGATGGACATCATGGAGGCGTTCAAACATATGAAAGCAAAGCATGCATCCGAGGCATCCCAACCTGATAGCGGCAATCAATGA
- a CDS encoding DMT family transporter, producing MTAPPGLSRRQQGLLMTAGGALIISPDALLIKLINLPDSDILLWRGLLTALGFALIVALRQGRGFINAYYRCGGVGIGVAVLFSLSTFGFVLGNQYTKGGNVLMILAGAPLIAAALSRVFLHERLPLRTWVAIGLCLFGTSLIVLDDAGAGSWKGNAFALLAATALAANFTLCRARPGVDMSPMLTLAGLIVALVAFVASGFGAGLSAVPAMSVVWLVVLCLMLLPLGFTLIQRGPLYLPAADVGLLMLSEVVVGTIWVWLILSERPAPVALVGGAIVIGTLVAKGLMERRIEMRQRSRVQ from the coding sequence ATGACCGCTCCCCCCGGCCTGTCGCGCCGCCAGCAAGGGCTTTTGATGACCGCTGGCGGCGCCCTGATCATTTCCCCTGATGCACTGCTGATCAAGCTGATCAACCTGCCCGACAGCGATATCCTACTGTGGCGAGGCTTATTGACGGCGCTGGGCTTTGCCTTGATTGTCGCGCTGCGTCAGGGGCGTGGCTTTATTAATGCGTACTACCGCTGCGGCGGGGTGGGAATAGGCGTGGCGGTGCTGTTCAGCCTGTCGACCTTTGGCTTTGTGCTGGGTAACCAGTACACCAAGGGCGGTAATGTGCTGATGATATTAGCGGGTGCGCCGCTGATTGCTGCCGCGCTATCGCGCGTCTTTCTGCATGAGCGCCTGCCGCTGCGTACTTGGGTCGCGATTGGCCTGTGCCTGTTCGGCACCTCCCTGATTGTGCTGGATGATGCAGGCGCAGGCTCCTGGAAGGGCAATGCCTTTGCCCTGTTGGCTGCCACCGCTCTGGCGGCCAACTTTACCCTGTGCCGGGCACGCCCCGGTGTGGATATGAGCCCCATGCTGACCCTGGCAGGCCTGATAGTCGCTCTGGTGGCTTTTGTGGCCAGTGGCTTTGGCGCGGGGCTTTCGGCTGTGCCCGCCATGAGCGTTGTCTGGCTGGTGGTGCTGTGCCTGATGCTGTTACCGCTCGGGTTCACCCTGATTCAGCGCGGCCCCTTGTATCTGCCTGCCGCTGATGTTGGGCTCTTAATGCTCTCGGAGGTGGTCGTGGGCACGATCTGGGTGTGGTTGATCCTCAGCGAACGCCCGGCGCCCGTGGCCCTGGTGGGCGGTGCTATCGTGATCGGCACTCTGGTGGCCAAGGGGTTGATGGAACGCCGAATTGAGATGCGGCAGCGCAGCAGGGTGCAGTGA
- a CDS encoding SulP family inorganic anion transporter yields MYEKFKLSWLSNLKGDTLSGLVVALALIPEAIAFSIIAGVDPKVGLYASFAICVIIAFTGGRSGMISAATGAMALLMITLVKEHGLEYLLAATLLTGVLQIIAGYLRLADLMRFVSRSVVTGFVNALAILIFMAQLPELTGVTWHVYAMTLAGLAIIYGFPYVPVVGRAIPSPLVCIVVLTAVYMLTGMEIRSVGDMGELPDTLPVFLWPDVPLNLETLMIILPYSVMLAVVGLLESMMTATIVDDLTDTKSDKNRECKGQGIANIGSGLIGGMAGCAMIGQSVINIKSGGRRRLSTLIAGVALLMMVVFLADWVSQIPMAALVAVMIMVSIGTFSWESIRDLKKHPMSTNMVMLATVAVTVGTHNLAIGVFVGVLLAAMNFANKVGNILYIGSKEVKSGVEREYEIVGQVFFASSERFGNAFDFKESIDKVTINLTRAHFWDITAVQALDRVVIKFRREGAEVEIIGLNEASATIVDRYAVHDDPEAVEKLMGGH; encoded by the coding sequence ATGTACGAAAAATTCAAACTTTCCTGGCTCTCCAATCTCAAGGGCGACACTCTTTCTGGTCTTGTGGTGGCGCTGGCGTTGATTCCCGAGGCGATTGCCTTCTCAATTATTGCTGGCGTTGACCCCAAGGTCGGCCTTTATGCCTCTTTTGCCATCTGTGTGATTATCGCCTTTACGGGTGGCCGCTCAGGCATGATCTCTGCAGCCACCGGTGCCATGGCGCTGTTGATGATTACTCTGGTTAAAGAGCACGGGCTTGAATACCTGCTGGCGGCCACTTTGCTGACGGGTGTGCTGCAGATTATCGCCGGTTACCTGCGTTTAGCGGATCTGATGCGCTTTGTGTCGCGTTCGGTGGTCACCGGTTTTGTCAACGCTCTGGCGATCCTGATCTTTATGGCCCAGCTGCCGGAATTGACCGGCGTCACCTGGCATGTCTATGCCATGACGCTGGCTGGCCTGGCGATTATCTACGGCTTCCCCTATGTGCCGGTAGTGGGCAGGGCGATTCCTTCCCCCTTGGTGTGCATCGTTGTGTTGACAGCGGTTTATATGCTCACCGGCATGGAAATTCGCAGCGTGGGTGATATGGGTGAATTGCCCGATACGCTGCCGGTCTTCCTGTGGCCAGACGTGCCGCTGAACCTTGAAACCCTGATGATCATCTTGCCTTATTCGGTCATGTTGGCCGTGGTGGGGCTGCTTGAATCGATGATGACAGCCACCATTGTCGATGACCTGACCGACACCAAAAGCGACAAGAACCGCGAGTGTAAAGGCCAGGGGATTGCCAATATCGGTTCCGGCCTGATCGGCGGTATGGCCGGTTGCGCGATGATTGGCCAGTCGGTGATCAATATCAAATCCGGCGGTCGTCGGCGGCTATCCACCCTGATTGCCGGGGTTGCCTTGCTGATGATGGTAGTGTTCCTGGCAGACTGGGTCTCGCAGATTCCTATGGCCGCCCTGGTGGCAGTGATGATCATGGTCTCGATCGGTACCTTCAGCTGGGAATCAATCCGCGATCTGAAAAAGCATCCAATGAGCACCAACATGGTCATGCTGGCGACCGTTGCCGTTACCGTAGGGACGCATAATCTGGCGATTGGTGTCTTTGTCGGTGTGCTGCTGGCAGCGATGAACTTTGCCAACAAGGTCGGCAATATTCTTTATATCGGCTCGAAAGAAGTGAAGTCGGGCGTTGAGCGCGAATACGAGATTGTCGGCCAAGTGTTTTTTGCCTCATCTGAGCGCTTTGGTAATGCTTTCGATTTCAAGGAAAGTATTGATAAAGTGACTATCAATCTGACCCGTGCCCACTTCTGGGACATTACCGCCGTGCAGGCGCTGGACAGGGTGGTGATCAAGTTCCGCCGTGAAGGTGCCGAGGTTGAGATCATCGGCCTGAACGAGGCCAGTGCCACCATTGTTGACCGCTACGCGGTGCACGATGATCCTGAAGCCGTCGAAAAACTGATGGGTGGCCACTAA
- a CDS encoding universal stress protein yields the protein MSDHVMAAIDGSSFSENVCDYAAWASLALDAPLVFVHVVDNHSDVPDDANLSGNLRFGARERLMKELSDLDEKRAKINREQGKLMLEAARDRAIEDGVSDPQTRQRNGTLVETLVELEKDVRLLVVGKRGEKADQATGHLGSNLERVVREMHRPILMVPSAKFKTPESVMMAFDGSKTARKGVEMLAKSPLFNKAVCHVVIIGADTAENRSQLEWALSTLRDGGHDAEGAIRAGDVEATLHAYEQENAIDMMVMGAYGHSRIRHLLIGSTTTEMLRNSHIPVLILR from the coding sequence ATGTCAGATCATGTAATGGCCGCCATTGACGGTTCCAGTTTTTCAGAAAACGTCTGTGATTACGCCGCCTGGGCCAGCCTGGCGCTGGATGCCCCCCTGGTGTTTGTACACGTGGTGGATAACCACTCGGACGTGCCGGATGACGCGAATCTTTCCGGTAACCTGCGCTTTGGCGCCCGTGAACGCCTGATGAAAGAGCTTTCCGATCTTGACGAAAAGCGCGCCAAGATCAACCGTGAACAGGGCAAGCTGATGCTGGAAGCGGCTCGTGACCGGGCGATTGAGGATGGCGTCAGCGACCCCCAGACCCGTCAGCGCAACGGCACCCTGGTGGAAACCCTGGTCGAGCTGGAAAAAGACGTGCGCCTTTTAGTCGTCGGCAAGCGCGGCGAAAAGGCGGATCAGGCCACTGGCCACCTGGGCTCCAACCTGGAACGCGTGGTGCGTGAAATGCACCGCCCCATTCTGATGGTGCCGAGTGCCAAGTTCAAAACGCCAGAAAGCGTGATGATGGCCTTTGATGGCAGCAAGACCGCCCGTAAAGGCGTCGAGATGCTGGCCAAAAGCCCGCTGTTCAATAAAGCCGTTTGCCATGTGGTGATTATCGGCGCGGATACCGCTGAAAACCGCTCCCAGCTGGAATGGGCGCTGAGCACCTTGCGCGATGGTGGCCATGACGCTGAAGGCGCCATCCGCGCTGGTGATGTCGAAGCCACCCTGCACGCCTACGAGCAGGAAAACGCCATCGACATGATGGTGATGGGCGCCTACGGACATTCGCGCATCCGCCATCTGCTGATTGGCAGCACTACCACTGAGATGCTGCGCAACAGCCATATCCCGGTGCTGATCTTGCGCTGA